One genomic region from Prunus persica cultivar Lovell chromosome G3, Prunus_persica_NCBIv2, whole genome shotgun sequence encodes:
- the LOC18782606 gene encoding CRM-domain containing factor CFM2, chloroplastic isoform X2 — translation MLLPLTHLPASPFPPKILTDQSLSPFFSFPKTLPSQNPKPSKFAIRSSTTGTKTLAPKSAIQRIAEKLRSLGFTENNEKPQPQPDTKYAGEIFVPLPQRLPKYRVGHTLDSSWSTPENPVPEPGTGRAIARFHELRREVKKQKELEKTGKKEERVPTLAELSLGKGELRRLTTVGIGLRKKLKIGKAGITEGIVNGIHENWRRSEVVKIVCEDLCRMNMKRTHDMLERKTGGLVVWRSGSKIVLYRGVNYKYPYFLRDKVDEDSTIDTSHNALPDAHINDGINEISNEVNSAIIPSTTNERAQPMLVKGVGLQDRVRFQLPGEAQLTEEADHMLEGLGPRFTDWWGYEPLPVDADLLPAIVPGYRKPFRLLPYGLKPKLTDDEMTTIRRLGRPLPCHFALGRNRNLQGLASSIVKLWEKCEIAKIAVKRGVQNTNTEIMAEELKRLTGGTLLARDREFIVLYRGKDFLPPAVSSAIEERRKYAIHAEKQIAEHGTSVTTRQELEPRTEPENKHEWTNDHKMGLPSAKRKLKSAEVVVNRTSIKLSMALEKKAKAEKLLAELENAAIPQQPEIDKEGITKEERYMLRKVGLRMKPFLLMGRRGVFDGTIENMHLHWKYRELVKIICNEKSIEAVQQVAQTLEAESGGILVAVERVSKGYAIIVYRGKNYSRPASLRPQTLLNKREAMKRSIEAQRRESLKLHVLRLNENIDELKLLLVKDKEADNLQSVGESRNELARDKQEAHVTPVNLNDGMGAVVNGQLATQQDEVISFSSTWDEDEIGKFKPGSSNESVTNEEDEIGKVEPGPSNESVTNETPANFLKDTNGEVGDFVSTCFPEDVMGRGKQEAHVTPMKLNDGMGTIVNGQLATQQDKVITFSSICCEDENGEVEPISSSEPVTNETHANLFRDVNGEEGVSISTSFPEDAMHRVSEIEAKDSSGRFGNSESEPSVPVMVRKDFNERPLKSVHLSNGERLLLRKQALKMKKRPVLAVGRNNIVSGVAKTIKAHFEKHPLAIVNVKGRAKGTSVREVVLKLEQATGGVLVSQEPSKVILYRGWGAAGDNDRKASNTRKKVSTQGAVSPELLAAIRLECGFKSPGKEDATPTAQVGI, via the exons ATGTTGCTTCCTCTAACTCACCTTCCCGCTTCTCCATTCCCGCCAAAAATTCTAACAGACCAATCCCTCTCTCCCTTCTTTTCCTTCCCTAAAACCCTTCCCTCCCAAAATCCTAAACCTTCCAAATTCGCAATCCGGAGCTCCACCACCGGCACCAAAACCCTTGCGCCCAAGTCCGCCATTCAACGCATCGCCGAAAAGCTCCGAAGTCTTGGATTCACCGAGAATAACGAAAAACCCCAACCCCAACCAGATACCAAGTACGCCGGAGAAATCTTTGTTCCTCTGCCGCAAAGATTGCCGAAATACCGGGTCGGGCACACGCTCGACTCGAGCTGGAGCACGCCTGAGAACCCAGTCCCGGAACCGGGCACGGGCAGAGCTATTGCGAGGTTTCATGAGCTGAGGCGAGAGGTGAAGAAGCAGAAGGAATTGGAGAAGACGgggaagaaagaggagaggGTACCGACATTGGCGGAGCTGAGTTTGGGGAAGGGAGAGTTGAGGAGGCTGACGACAGTTGGGATTGGGCTGAGGAAGAAGCTGAAGATTGGCAAGGCTGGGATCACTGAAGGGATTGTGAATGGGATTCACGAGAACTGGCGGCGGTCCGAGGTTGTGAAGATTGTGTGTGAGGATTTGTGCAGGATGAACATGAAGAGGACTCATGATATGTTGGAG AGAAAAACTGGAGGGCTGGTTGTTTGGAGATCTGGAAGTAAGATAGTTTTGTATAGAGGGGTTAACTATAAGTATCCTTACTTTTTGCGTGATAAAGTTGATGAAGATTCGACAATTGACACTTCCCATAATGCACTGCCTGATGCACACATCAATGATGGAATAAATGAGATCTCAAATGAAGTAAACTCTGCTATAATACCAAGTACAACCAATGAAAGAGCTCAGCCAATGTTAGTGAAGGGTGTTGGATTGCAAGATAGAGTTCGGTTTCAACTTCCAGGAGAGGCACAACTTACTGAAGAAGCTGACCACATGTTAGAAGGACTGGGTCCACGGTTTACTGATTGGTGGGGTTATGAACCTCTTCCCGTTGATGCTGACCTTCTACCGGCCATTGTTCCTGGATACAGGAAACCTTTCCGCCTTCTTCCTTATGGTCTAAAACCTAAACTAACAGATGATGAAATGACCACAATCAGGAGACTCGGCCGACCCTTACCGTGCCATTTTGCATTGG GCAGAAATAGAAATCTTCAAGGTTTGGCCTCTTCCATTGTCAAACTCTGGGAAAAATGTGAGATTGCCAAAATAGCTGTTAAAAGAGGGGTACAGAACACTAATACCGAGATTATGGCTGAAGAATTAAAG AGGCTGACCGGAGGAACTCTGCTTGCTCGGGACAGGGAATTTATAGTTTTGTATAGGGGAAAGGATTTTCTGCCGCCTGCAGTTTCTTCTGCCATAGAAGAGCGGAGGAAGTATGCAATACATGCTGAGAAACAGATTGCAGAGCATGGTACCTCAGTTACGACTAGACAGGAGCTTGAACCCAGGACTGAACCAGAAAATAAACATGAATGGACCAATGATCATAAAATGGGCCTTCCATCTGCAAAACGAAAGCTAAAGTCTGCTGAGGTGGTTGTCAATAGGACTAGCATTAAATTGTCCATG GCtttagaaaagaaagcaaaggcAGAAAAACTTCTAGCAGAGCTGGAGAATGCAGCTATCCCCCAACAACCTGAAATAGATAAGGAAGGTATAACTAAAGAAGAAAGATATATGCTAAGGAAGGTTGGCTTGAGAATGAAGCCGTTCCTACTGATGG GTAGACGAGGAGTATTTGATGGAACAATCGAAAACATGCATCTTCATTGGAAGTATAGGGAACTCGTTAAGATAATATGTAATGAGAAAAGCATTGAAGCTGTTCAGCAAGTAGCACAAACCTTAGAGGCAGAAAGTGGCGGGATACTAGTGGCAGTGGAGAGAGTGAGTAAGGGTTATGCAATCATTGTGTATCGTGGAAAAAATTACAGCAGGCCTGCTTCTTTGAGACCTCAGACACTTCTGAATAAAAGAGAAGCAATGAAGCGTTCTATTGAGGCACAGCGTCGTGAG TCGTTGAAACTTCATGTTTTGAGGCTTAACGAAAACATAGACGAATTGAAGCTTCTGTTG GTTAAAGACAAGGAAGCGGACAATTTGCAGTCGGTTGGTGAATCAAGAAATGAATTG GCTAGAGACAAACAAGAAGCTCATGTGACTCCCGTGAATCTGAATGATGGAATGGGTGCTGTTGTGAACGGTCAATTAGCCACACAACAGGATGAGGTGATTAGTTTCTCTTCGACATGGGATGAGGATGAAATTGGTAAATTCAAGCCCGGATCTTCAAATGAATCAGTTACAAATGAGGAGGATGAAATTGGTAAAGTTGAGCCAGGACCTTCAAATGAATCAGTTACAAATGAAACACCTGCAAATTTTCTCAAGGATACAAATGGAGAAGTTGGAGACTTTGTCTCTACATGTTTCCCTGAAGATGTTATG ggTAGAGGCAAACAAGAAGCTCATGTGACTCCCATGAAATTGAATGATGGAATGGGTACTATAGTGAACGGTCAGTTAGCCACACAACAGGATAAGGTGATTACTTTCTCTTCGATCTGTTGTGAGGATGAAAATGGTGAAGTTGAGCCAATCTCTTCAAGTGAACCAGTTACAAATGAAACTCATGCAAATTTGTTCAGGGATGTAAATGGAGAAGAGGGAGTCTCCATCTCTACATCTTTCCCTGAAGATGCTATG CATCGTGTTTCTGAGATTGAGGCCAAGGACTCATCAGGTAGATTTGGGAATAGTGAATCTGAACCGTCAGTCCCAGTAATGGTAAGAAAGGATTTTAATGAGAGGCCCTTGAAATCTGTGCATCTTTCCAACGGGGAGAGGCTTCTTCTGCGAAAGCAAGCCCTCAAGATGAAAAAACGCCCTGTGCTTGCAGTTG GAAGGAACAATATTGTAAGTGGAGTGGCGAAGACAATCAAGGCTCACTTTGAGAAGCATCCTCTTGCCATAGTGAACGTCAAAGGCAGAGCAAAAGGAACTTCAGTCAGGGAAGTGGTTTTGAAACTGGAG caAGCAACGGGTGGAGTTCTAGTCTCCCAGGAGCCTAGCAAAGTTATACTTTACAGGGGTTGGGGTGCTGCAGGAGATAATGATAGGAAAGCAAGCAACACGAGGAAGAAGGTTTCTACACAGGGTGCTGTGTCTCCTGAACTACTGGCCGCAATAAGACTTGAGTGTGGTTTTAAATCTCCCGGAAAAGAAGATGCAACGCCAACGGCTCAGGTTGGAATCTGA
- the LOC18782606 gene encoding CRM-domain containing factor CFM2, chloroplastic isoform X3, with protein MLLPLTHLPASPFPPKILTDQSLSPFFSFPKTLPSQNPKPSKFAIRSSTTGTKTLAPKSAIQRIAEKLRSLGFTENNEKPQPQPDTKYAGEIFVPLPQRLPKYRVGHTLDSSWSTPENPVPEPGTGRAIARFHELRREVKKQKELEKTGKKEERVPTLAELSLGKGELRRLTTVGIGLRKKLKIGKAGITEGIVNGIHENWRRSEVVKIVCEDLCRMNMKRTHDMLERKTGGLVVWRSGSKIVLYRGVNYKYPYFLRDKVDEDSTIDTSHNALPDAHINDGINEISNEVNSAIIPSTTNERAQPMLVKGVGLQDRVRFQLPGEAQLTEEADHMLEGLGPRFTDWWGYEPLPVDADLLPAIVPGYRKPFRLLPYGLKPKLTDDEMTTIRRLGRPLPCHFALGRNRNLQGLASSIVKLWEKCEIAKIAVKRGVQNTNTEIMAEELKRLTGGTLLARDREFIVLYRGKDFLPPAVSSAIEERRKYAIHAEKQIAEHGTSVTTRQELEPRTEPENKHEWTNDHKMGLPSAKRKLKSAEVVVNRTSIKLSMALEKKAKAEKLLAELENAAIPQQPEIDKEGITKEERYMLRKVGLRMKPFLLMGRRGVFDGTIENMHLHWKYRELVKIICNEKSIEAVQQVAQTLEAESGGILVAVERVSKGYAIIVYRGKNYSRPASLRPQTLLNKREAMKRSIEAQRRESLKLHVLRLNENIDELKLLLVKDKEADNLQSVGESRNELARDKQEAHVTPVNLNDGMGAVVNGQLATQQDEVISFSSTWDEDEIGKFKPGSSNESVTNEEDEIGKVEPGPSNESVTNETPANFLKDTNGEVGDFVSTCFPEDVMGRGKQEAHVTPMKLNDGMGTIVNGQLATQQDKHRVSEIEAKDSSGRFGNSESEPSVPVMVRKDFNERPLKSVHLSNGERLLLRKQALKMKKRPVLAVGRNNIVSGVAKTIKAHFEKHPLAIVNVKGRAKGTSVREVVLKLEQATGGVLVSQEPSKVILYRGWGAAGDNDRKASNTRKKVSTQGAVSPELLAAIRLECGFKSPGKEDATPTAQVGI; from the exons ATGTTGCTTCCTCTAACTCACCTTCCCGCTTCTCCATTCCCGCCAAAAATTCTAACAGACCAATCCCTCTCTCCCTTCTTTTCCTTCCCTAAAACCCTTCCCTCCCAAAATCCTAAACCTTCCAAATTCGCAATCCGGAGCTCCACCACCGGCACCAAAACCCTTGCGCCCAAGTCCGCCATTCAACGCATCGCCGAAAAGCTCCGAAGTCTTGGATTCACCGAGAATAACGAAAAACCCCAACCCCAACCAGATACCAAGTACGCCGGAGAAATCTTTGTTCCTCTGCCGCAAAGATTGCCGAAATACCGGGTCGGGCACACGCTCGACTCGAGCTGGAGCACGCCTGAGAACCCAGTCCCGGAACCGGGCACGGGCAGAGCTATTGCGAGGTTTCATGAGCTGAGGCGAGAGGTGAAGAAGCAGAAGGAATTGGAGAAGACGgggaagaaagaggagaggGTACCGACATTGGCGGAGCTGAGTTTGGGGAAGGGAGAGTTGAGGAGGCTGACGACAGTTGGGATTGGGCTGAGGAAGAAGCTGAAGATTGGCAAGGCTGGGATCACTGAAGGGATTGTGAATGGGATTCACGAGAACTGGCGGCGGTCCGAGGTTGTGAAGATTGTGTGTGAGGATTTGTGCAGGATGAACATGAAGAGGACTCATGATATGTTGGAG AGAAAAACTGGAGGGCTGGTTGTTTGGAGATCTGGAAGTAAGATAGTTTTGTATAGAGGGGTTAACTATAAGTATCCTTACTTTTTGCGTGATAAAGTTGATGAAGATTCGACAATTGACACTTCCCATAATGCACTGCCTGATGCACACATCAATGATGGAATAAATGAGATCTCAAATGAAGTAAACTCTGCTATAATACCAAGTACAACCAATGAAAGAGCTCAGCCAATGTTAGTGAAGGGTGTTGGATTGCAAGATAGAGTTCGGTTTCAACTTCCAGGAGAGGCACAACTTACTGAAGAAGCTGACCACATGTTAGAAGGACTGGGTCCACGGTTTACTGATTGGTGGGGTTATGAACCTCTTCCCGTTGATGCTGACCTTCTACCGGCCATTGTTCCTGGATACAGGAAACCTTTCCGCCTTCTTCCTTATGGTCTAAAACCTAAACTAACAGATGATGAAATGACCACAATCAGGAGACTCGGCCGACCCTTACCGTGCCATTTTGCATTGG GCAGAAATAGAAATCTTCAAGGTTTGGCCTCTTCCATTGTCAAACTCTGGGAAAAATGTGAGATTGCCAAAATAGCTGTTAAAAGAGGGGTACAGAACACTAATACCGAGATTATGGCTGAAGAATTAAAG AGGCTGACCGGAGGAACTCTGCTTGCTCGGGACAGGGAATTTATAGTTTTGTATAGGGGAAAGGATTTTCTGCCGCCTGCAGTTTCTTCTGCCATAGAAGAGCGGAGGAAGTATGCAATACATGCTGAGAAACAGATTGCAGAGCATGGTACCTCAGTTACGACTAGACAGGAGCTTGAACCCAGGACTGAACCAGAAAATAAACATGAATGGACCAATGATCATAAAATGGGCCTTCCATCTGCAAAACGAAAGCTAAAGTCTGCTGAGGTGGTTGTCAATAGGACTAGCATTAAATTGTCCATG GCtttagaaaagaaagcaaaggcAGAAAAACTTCTAGCAGAGCTGGAGAATGCAGCTATCCCCCAACAACCTGAAATAGATAAGGAAGGTATAACTAAAGAAGAAAGATATATGCTAAGGAAGGTTGGCTTGAGAATGAAGCCGTTCCTACTGATGG GTAGACGAGGAGTATTTGATGGAACAATCGAAAACATGCATCTTCATTGGAAGTATAGGGAACTCGTTAAGATAATATGTAATGAGAAAAGCATTGAAGCTGTTCAGCAAGTAGCACAAACCTTAGAGGCAGAAAGTGGCGGGATACTAGTGGCAGTGGAGAGAGTGAGTAAGGGTTATGCAATCATTGTGTATCGTGGAAAAAATTACAGCAGGCCTGCTTCTTTGAGACCTCAGACACTTCTGAATAAAAGAGAAGCAATGAAGCGTTCTATTGAGGCACAGCGTCGTGAG TCGTTGAAACTTCATGTTTTGAGGCTTAACGAAAACATAGACGAATTGAAGCTTCTGTTG GTTAAAGACAAGGAAGCGGACAATTTGCAGTCGGTTGGTGAATCAAGAAATGAATTG GCTAGAGACAAACAAGAAGCTCATGTGACTCCCGTGAATCTGAATGATGGAATGGGTGCTGTTGTGAACGGTCAATTAGCCACACAACAGGATGAGGTGATTAGTTTCTCTTCGACATGGGATGAGGATGAAATTGGTAAATTCAAGCCCGGATCTTCAAATGAATCAGTTACAAATGAGGAGGATGAAATTGGTAAAGTTGAGCCAGGACCTTCAAATGAATCAGTTACAAATGAAACACCTGCAAATTTTCTCAAGGATACAAATGGAGAAGTTGGAGACTTTGTCTCTACATGTTTCCCTGAAGATGTTATG ggTAGAGGCAAACAAGAAGCTCATGTGACTCCCATGAAATTGAATGATGGAATGGGTACTATAGTGAACGGTCAGTTAGCCACACAACAGGATAAG CATCGTGTTTCTGAGATTGAGGCCAAGGACTCATCAGGTAGATTTGGGAATAGTGAATCTGAACCGTCAGTCCCAGTAATGGTAAGAAAGGATTTTAATGAGAGGCCCTTGAAATCTGTGCATCTTTCCAACGGGGAGAGGCTTCTTCTGCGAAAGCAAGCCCTCAAGATGAAAAAACGCCCTGTGCTTGCAGTTG GAAGGAACAATATTGTAAGTGGAGTGGCGAAGACAATCAAGGCTCACTTTGAGAAGCATCCTCTTGCCATAGTGAACGTCAAAGGCAGAGCAAAAGGAACTTCAGTCAGGGAAGTGGTTTTGAAACTGGAG caAGCAACGGGTGGAGTTCTAGTCTCCCAGGAGCCTAGCAAAGTTATACTTTACAGGGGTTGGGGTGCTGCAGGAGATAATGATAGGAAAGCAAGCAACACGAGGAAGAAGGTTTCTACACAGGGTGCTGTGTCTCCTGAACTACTGGCCGCAATAAGACTTGAGTGTGGTTTTAAATCTCCCGGAAAAGAAGATGCAACGCCAACGGCTCAGGTTGGAATCTGA
- the LOC18782606 gene encoding CRM-domain containing factor CFM2, chloroplastic isoform X1, translating to MLLPLTHLPASPFPPKILTDQSLSPFFSFPKTLPSQNPKPSKFAIRSSTTGTKTLAPKSAIQRIAEKLRSLGFTENNEKPQPQPDTKYAGEIFVPLPQRLPKYRVGHTLDSSWSTPENPVPEPGTGRAIARFHELRREVKKQKELEKTGKKEERVPTLAELSLGKGELRRLTTVGIGLRKKLKIGKAGITEGIVNGIHENWRRSEVVKIVCEDLCRMNMKRTHDMLERKTGGLVVWRSGSKIVLYRGVNYKYPYFLRDKVDEDSTIDTSHNALPDAHINDGINEISNEVNSAIIPSTTNERAQPMLVKGVGLQDRVRFQLPGEAQLTEEADHMLEGLGPRFTDWWGYEPLPVDADLLPAIVPGYRKPFRLLPYGLKPKLTDDEMTTIRRLGRPLPCHFALGRNRNLQGLASSIVKLWEKCEIAKIAVKRGVQNTNTEIMAEELKRLTGGTLLARDREFIVLYRGKDFLPPAVSSAIEERRKYAIHAEKQIAEHGTSVTTRQELEPRTEPENKHEWTNDHKMGLPSAKRKLKSAEVVVNRTSIKLSMALEKKAKAEKLLAELENAAIPQQPEIDKEGITKEERYMLRKVGLRMKPFLLMGRRGVFDGTIENMHLHWKYRELVKIICNEKSIEAVQQVAQTLEAESGGILVAVERVSKGYAIIVYRGKNYSRPASLRPQTLLNKREAMKRSIEAQRRESLKLHVLRLNENIDELKLLLVKDKEADNLQSVGESRNELARDKQEAHVTPVNLNDGMGAVVNGQLATQQDEVISFSSTWDEDEIGKFKPGSSNESVTNEEDEIGKVEPGPSNESVTNETPANFLKDTNGEVGDFVSTCFPEDVMGRGKQEAHVTPMKLNDGMGTIVNGQLATQQDKVITFSSICCEDENGEVEPISSSEPVTNETHANLFRDVNGEEGVSISTSFPEDAMSNGLNSSATVDKQHRVSEIEAKDSSGRFGNSESEPSVPVMVRKDFNERPLKSVHLSNGERLLLRKQALKMKKRPVLAVGRNNIVSGVAKTIKAHFEKHPLAIVNVKGRAKGTSVREVVLKLEQATGGVLVSQEPSKVILYRGWGAAGDNDRKASNTRKKVSTQGAVSPELLAAIRLECGFKSPGKEDATPTAQVGI from the exons ATGTTGCTTCCTCTAACTCACCTTCCCGCTTCTCCATTCCCGCCAAAAATTCTAACAGACCAATCCCTCTCTCCCTTCTTTTCCTTCCCTAAAACCCTTCCCTCCCAAAATCCTAAACCTTCCAAATTCGCAATCCGGAGCTCCACCACCGGCACCAAAACCCTTGCGCCCAAGTCCGCCATTCAACGCATCGCCGAAAAGCTCCGAAGTCTTGGATTCACCGAGAATAACGAAAAACCCCAACCCCAACCAGATACCAAGTACGCCGGAGAAATCTTTGTTCCTCTGCCGCAAAGATTGCCGAAATACCGGGTCGGGCACACGCTCGACTCGAGCTGGAGCACGCCTGAGAACCCAGTCCCGGAACCGGGCACGGGCAGAGCTATTGCGAGGTTTCATGAGCTGAGGCGAGAGGTGAAGAAGCAGAAGGAATTGGAGAAGACGgggaagaaagaggagaggGTACCGACATTGGCGGAGCTGAGTTTGGGGAAGGGAGAGTTGAGGAGGCTGACGACAGTTGGGATTGGGCTGAGGAAGAAGCTGAAGATTGGCAAGGCTGGGATCACTGAAGGGATTGTGAATGGGATTCACGAGAACTGGCGGCGGTCCGAGGTTGTGAAGATTGTGTGTGAGGATTTGTGCAGGATGAACATGAAGAGGACTCATGATATGTTGGAG AGAAAAACTGGAGGGCTGGTTGTTTGGAGATCTGGAAGTAAGATAGTTTTGTATAGAGGGGTTAACTATAAGTATCCTTACTTTTTGCGTGATAAAGTTGATGAAGATTCGACAATTGACACTTCCCATAATGCACTGCCTGATGCACACATCAATGATGGAATAAATGAGATCTCAAATGAAGTAAACTCTGCTATAATACCAAGTACAACCAATGAAAGAGCTCAGCCAATGTTAGTGAAGGGTGTTGGATTGCAAGATAGAGTTCGGTTTCAACTTCCAGGAGAGGCACAACTTACTGAAGAAGCTGACCACATGTTAGAAGGACTGGGTCCACGGTTTACTGATTGGTGGGGTTATGAACCTCTTCCCGTTGATGCTGACCTTCTACCGGCCATTGTTCCTGGATACAGGAAACCTTTCCGCCTTCTTCCTTATGGTCTAAAACCTAAACTAACAGATGATGAAATGACCACAATCAGGAGACTCGGCCGACCCTTACCGTGCCATTTTGCATTGG GCAGAAATAGAAATCTTCAAGGTTTGGCCTCTTCCATTGTCAAACTCTGGGAAAAATGTGAGATTGCCAAAATAGCTGTTAAAAGAGGGGTACAGAACACTAATACCGAGATTATGGCTGAAGAATTAAAG AGGCTGACCGGAGGAACTCTGCTTGCTCGGGACAGGGAATTTATAGTTTTGTATAGGGGAAAGGATTTTCTGCCGCCTGCAGTTTCTTCTGCCATAGAAGAGCGGAGGAAGTATGCAATACATGCTGAGAAACAGATTGCAGAGCATGGTACCTCAGTTACGACTAGACAGGAGCTTGAACCCAGGACTGAACCAGAAAATAAACATGAATGGACCAATGATCATAAAATGGGCCTTCCATCTGCAAAACGAAAGCTAAAGTCTGCTGAGGTGGTTGTCAATAGGACTAGCATTAAATTGTCCATG GCtttagaaaagaaagcaaaggcAGAAAAACTTCTAGCAGAGCTGGAGAATGCAGCTATCCCCCAACAACCTGAAATAGATAAGGAAGGTATAACTAAAGAAGAAAGATATATGCTAAGGAAGGTTGGCTTGAGAATGAAGCCGTTCCTACTGATGG GTAGACGAGGAGTATTTGATGGAACAATCGAAAACATGCATCTTCATTGGAAGTATAGGGAACTCGTTAAGATAATATGTAATGAGAAAAGCATTGAAGCTGTTCAGCAAGTAGCACAAACCTTAGAGGCAGAAAGTGGCGGGATACTAGTGGCAGTGGAGAGAGTGAGTAAGGGTTATGCAATCATTGTGTATCGTGGAAAAAATTACAGCAGGCCTGCTTCTTTGAGACCTCAGACACTTCTGAATAAAAGAGAAGCAATGAAGCGTTCTATTGAGGCACAGCGTCGTGAG TCGTTGAAACTTCATGTTTTGAGGCTTAACGAAAACATAGACGAATTGAAGCTTCTGTTG GTTAAAGACAAGGAAGCGGACAATTTGCAGTCGGTTGGTGAATCAAGAAATGAATTG GCTAGAGACAAACAAGAAGCTCATGTGACTCCCGTGAATCTGAATGATGGAATGGGTGCTGTTGTGAACGGTCAATTAGCCACACAACAGGATGAGGTGATTAGTTTCTCTTCGACATGGGATGAGGATGAAATTGGTAAATTCAAGCCCGGATCTTCAAATGAATCAGTTACAAATGAGGAGGATGAAATTGGTAAAGTTGAGCCAGGACCTTCAAATGAATCAGTTACAAATGAAACACCTGCAAATTTTCTCAAGGATACAAATGGAGAAGTTGGAGACTTTGTCTCTACATGTTTCCCTGAAGATGTTATG ggTAGAGGCAAACAAGAAGCTCATGTGACTCCCATGAAATTGAATGATGGAATGGGTACTATAGTGAACGGTCAGTTAGCCACACAACAGGATAAGGTGATTACTTTCTCTTCGATCTGTTGTGAGGATGAAAATGGTGAAGTTGAGCCAATCTCTTCAAGTGAACCAGTTACAAATGAAACTCATGCAAATTTGTTCAGGGATGTAAATGGAGAAGAGGGAGTCTCCATCTCTACATCTTTCCCTGAAGATGCTATG TCAAATGGTCTGAACAGTTCTGCAACCGTTGACAAACAGCATCGTGTTTCTGAGATTGAGGCCAAGGACTCATCAGGTAGATTTGGGAATAGTGAATCTGAACCGTCAGTCCCAGTAATGGTAAGAAAGGATTTTAATGAGAGGCCCTTGAAATCTGTGCATCTTTCCAACGGGGAGAGGCTTCTTCTGCGAAAGCAAGCCCTCAAGATGAAAAAACGCCCTGTGCTTGCAGTTG GAAGGAACAATATTGTAAGTGGAGTGGCGAAGACAATCAAGGCTCACTTTGAGAAGCATCCTCTTGCCATAGTGAACGTCAAAGGCAGAGCAAAAGGAACTTCAGTCAGGGAAGTGGTTTTGAAACTGGAG caAGCAACGGGTGGAGTTCTAGTCTCCCAGGAGCCTAGCAAAGTTATACTTTACAGGGGTTGGGGTGCTGCAGGAGATAATGATAGGAAAGCAAGCAACACGAGGAAGAAGGTTTCTACACAGGGTGCTGTGTCTCCTGAACTACTGGCCGCAATAAGACTTGAGTGTGGTTTTAAATCTCCCGGAAAAGAAGATGCAACGCCAACGGCTCAGGTTGGAATCTGA
- the LOC18783723 gene encoding ferredoxin-thioredoxin reductase catalytic chain, chloroplastic, which translates to MTLQLQAPSFRVSISSFVSPLRRSTHRHVIRAQAEPSEKSVEIMRKFSEQYARKSGTYFCVDKGVTSVVIKGLADHKDSLGAPLCPCRHYDDKPAEAGQGFWNCPCVPMRERKECHCMLFLTSDNDFAGPEQTISLEEIRESTANM; encoded by the exons ATGACTCTGCAACTCCAAGCTCCGTCCTTCCGCGTCAGCATTTCCTCCTTCGTTTCTCCTCTCAGACGCTCCACCCACCGCCATGTAATCCGAGCTCAAG CGGAACCATCAGAGAAATCTGTTGAAATTATGAGGAAGTTCTCTGAGCAGTATGCTCGCAAGTCTGGAACATACTTTTGCGTGGATAAGGGAGTGACTTCTGTTGTTATCAag GGATTGGCAGACCATAAAGATTCATTGGGAGCGCCACTCTGCCCTTGTCG GCATTATGATGACAAACCTGCCGAGGCTGGCCAAGGCTTTTGGAACTGCCCATGTGTTCCTATGAGAGAGAG GAAGGAGTGCCACTGCATGCTCTTTCTCACTTCTGACAATGATTTTGCTGGACCGGAACAG ACCATCTCCTTGGAAGAGATCAGAGAATCAACAGCAAACATGTAA